The proteins below are encoded in one region of Sporosarcina sp. FSL K6-1508:
- a CDS encoding ABC-F family ATP-binding cassette domain-containing protein has protein sequence MIVLQVNGLTKSFSGTDILENVKLEVQHRDRVALVGRNGAGKSTLLKIIAGEMSADSGDLIVPKDIRIGYLEQHSGIDSELTVWEEMMTVFEPLHSIERRLRSLEGQMADPSVYDTPADYDRVMKEYDALQIEFKDSGGYQYESDTRSVLHGMRFYPEDYNKNVTLLSGGQKTRLALAKMLLSKPDLLILDEPTNHLDIETLGWLEKYLVSYEGAILIVSHDRYFLDEIVTIVYEVSRKKVVKYTGNYSAYLDEKAKNYERDQKLFVKEMGEKAKLEDFVQRNIARASTSKMAKSRRKTLEKTDWMDSPDGDEKSANFTFSIDRPSGNDVLALEDIAVGYDGIPVSTGIGMRVYKQDRIALIGPNGVGKSTILKTIIKDQKPISGNIRYGTNVQFGYYDQEQATLIGTGSVLQELWDDWPMMNEKDVRSVLGRFLFTGEDVEKSVMSLSGGEKARLSLAKLMLQKSNTLILDEPTNHLDLDSKEILENALDDFPGTLIFVSHDRYFINRIATKVIDISATGATEYLGDYDYFIEKKLEQAELLAEANATKATAAPVIVRKNDDDKELKRQERRLTRAIDEIESQLSVVDDELAALHEELATPEYADDHVKLMELQARIDALQLEHDNKSENWLTLQEELELL, from the coding sequence TTGATTGTATTACAAGTGAACGGACTAACAAAATCATTTTCAGGAACAGATATATTAGAGAACGTAAAGCTTGAAGTCCAGCATCGTGATCGTGTCGCACTCGTCGGACGGAACGGTGCTGGAAAATCGACATTACTCAAAATAATCGCGGGAGAAATGAGTGCTGATTCGGGGGATTTAATTGTCCCTAAAGATATACGAATCGGTTATCTGGAACAGCATTCAGGCATCGATTCTGAATTGACGGTTTGGGAAGAAATGATGACCGTATTTGAACCGCTCCATAGTATTGAAAGACGGCTTAGGTCGCTTGAAGGGCAGATGGCGGACCCATCTGTCTATGACACCCCGGCCGACTATGATCGCGTGATGAAAGAATACGATGCACTGCAAATTGAATTCAAAGACTCCGGCGGCTACCAATACGAATCGGATACGCGTTCTGTCCTACATGGAATGCGTTTTTATCCGGAGGACTACAACAAAAATGTCACTCTTCTTTCTGGTGGACAGAAGACGCGATTGGCACTTGCTAAAATGTTGCTTAGCAAACCTGATCTTCTTATCCTTGACGAGCCGACAAACCATCTTGATATTGAAACACTCGGCTGGCTGGAGAAATACCTAGTGTCTTACGAAGGTGCCATCTTGATTGTTTCTCATGACCGTTATTTCCTGGATGAAATCGTCACCATTGTCTACGAAGTATCGAGAAAAAAAGTTGTGAAGTATACAGGTAACTATAGTGCTTATCTTGACGAAAAGGCGAAGAACTATGAGCGTGATCAAAAGCTATTTGTGAAGGAAATGGGAGAGAAAGCTAAGCTTGAAGATTTTGTTCAGCGGAATATCGCAAGGGCATCAACATCTAAAATGGCGAAAAGTCGCCGTAAAACATTAGAAAAGACCGATTGGATGGATTCTCCAGATGGAGATGAAAAATCCGCAAACTTCACCTTTTCAATCGATCGCCCAAGCGGTAATGATGTGTTAGCACTAGAAGATATAGCAGTCGGATACGACGGGATTCCTGTTTCAACCGGTATCGGTATGCGTGTCTACAAACAAGACCGCATTGCCCTTATTGGACCAAACGGTGTTGGGAAATCAACAATATTGAAGACAATCATTAAAGACCAGAAACCGATATCCGGAAATATCCGTTATGGGACAAACGTTCAATTCGGCTATTATGACCAAGAACAGGCTACATTAATCGGCACTGGTTCCGTTCTCCAAGAATTATGGGATGACTGGCCAATGATGAACGAAAAAGATGTACGCTCTGTACTTGGACGCTTTTTATTCACCGGTGAAGATGTTGAGAAGTCTGTCATGTCTCTATCAGGTGGAGAAAAAGCCCGGCTATCACTCGCTAAACTAATGCTCCAAAAATCAAACACGCTTATTCTCGATGAACCGACAAACCATCTTGACTTGGATAGTAAGGAAATTCTTGAAAATGCATTGGATGACTTCCCCGGTACACTTATCTTCGTATCGCATGACCGGTACTTCATCAACCGCATTGCAACAAAAGTAATTGACATTAGCGCAACTGGCGCAACCGAATATCTCGGGGATTACGATTACTTTATAGAAAAAAAGCTAGAACAAGCGGAACTACTTGCTGAAGCAAATGCTACTAAAGCAACCGCAGCTCCTGTTATTGTAAGAAAGAATGATGATGACAAAGAATTAAAAAGGCAGGAACGGAGACTGACAAGAGCCATCGATGAAATTGAGTCTCAACTTTCCGTTGTAGACGATGAACTTGCAGCACTTCACGAAGAACTTGCTACCCCTGAATACGCAGATGATCACGTGAAATTGATGGAACTGCAGGCACGGATCGATGCCCTTCAATTGGAGCATGACAACAAATCAGAGAACTGGCTAACACTTCAAGAAGAACTAGAATTATTATAA
- a CDS encoding redox-sensing transcriptional repressor Rex, translated as MIGETQKIPQATSKRLPLYYRFLQNFANSGKKRVSSSELSEAMKIDAATIRRDFSHFGALGRKGYGYDVHYLVDFFRQTLDQDEVTDVALIGVGSLGNAFLKYNFHKNHNTRIVVAFDPKAPSDGEEMSGIPVFHPDMIKEKIKELGIDLVILSVPSRVAQEVTDQLVEIGIKGILNFTPIRLAVPESVRVHTIDLSVELQTLIYFIKNDVKDSHM; from the coding sequence ATGATAGGAGAAACACAGAAAATACCACAGGCAACTTCAAAGCGTTTGCCACTTTACTATAGATTTTTGCAAAACTTTGCGAACTCAGGAAAAAAACGTGTTTCATCCAGTGAGTTAAGTGAAGCAATGAAAATCGATGCAGCCACAATACGCCGTGACTTTTCACATTTTGGGGCACTTGGCCGCAAAGGTTATGGTTATGATGTACACTATCTCGTTGATTTTTTCCGTCAGACGCTTGATCAGGATGAAGTAACGGATGTTGCCCTTATCGGGGTTGGCAGTTTAGGAAATGCTTTTTTGAAATATAATTTTCATAAGAACCATAATACGCGTATCGTCGTTGCATTCGATCCGAAAGCTCCAAGTGATGGAGAGGAAATGAGCGGAATCCCTGTCTTTCATCCCGACATGATTAAAGAAAAGATAAAGGAATTAGGTATCGATCTTGTTATCCTCTCAGTCCCTTCCCGTGTAGCCCAAGAAGTGACAGACCAGCTTGTTGAAATCGGTATAAAAGGAATTCTTAACTTCACTCCCATCCGGCTTGCAGTGCCGGAATCAGTTCGGGTGCATACAATCGATTTATCTGTTGAGTTACAAACGCTTATCTACTTTATAAAAAATGACGTAAAAGATTCACATATGTAA
- a CDS encoding twin-arginine translocase TatA/TatE family subunit — MPGPGSLIIIAVIALLVFGPKKLPEIGKAFGSSLREFKHATKGLAEDDDVKKVEDKKEELK; from the coding sequence ATGCCAGGTCCAGGAAGTCTGATTATCATTGCTGTTATTGCATTGCTCGTATTCGGTCCTAAGAAACTGCCTGAAATCGGGAAAGCCTTCGGTTCTTCATTGCGTGAGTTTAAACACGCGACGAAAGGTCTCGCTGAAGATGACGACGTAAAGAAAGTGGAAGACAAGAAAGAAGAACTGAAGTAA
- the tatC gene encoding twin-arginine translocase subunit TatC: MNDKNLTVIEHIDEIRKRLMVIVVFFAVGIVGAFFVAKPLIQFLQNDGEANNIALNAFNVLDPIMIYVKVIIFIAIIVISPVLMYQLWSFVSPGLHETERRATLNYIPFTFLLFVGGIAFSYFVLLPYVMQFMMNLSTELDITQTIGINEYFTFLFQLLIPFGIVFQLPVVLLFLTRLGILNPKTLVKIRKYAYFVLFVIAAFITPPDLLSHMFVTVPLFALYEISIFISRFGHRKYLKAEQQRQFEEAKAEQQRQIDEVNDQQQL; the protein is encoded by the coding sequence ATGAATGATAAAAATTTAACAGTCATTGAACATATAGATGAAATTAGAAAACGGCTGATGGTCATTGTCGTTTTCTTTGCAGTTGGAATAGTTGGCGCTTTTTTTGTGGCGAAGCCGCTTATCCAATTTCTGCAGAATGATGGAGAAGCGAATAATATCGCATTAAATGCTTTTAACGTACTCGATCCAATCATGATTTACGTAAAAGTGATCATCTTTATAGCCATCATCGTTATTTCTCCGGTGCTGATGTACCAATTATGGTCGTTTGTATCACCTGGATTACATGAAACTGAACGACGTGCGACATTAAATTATATTCCGTTCACCTTTTTACTGTTTGTGGGGGGAATTGCGTTTTCGTATTTTGTCTTGCTTCCATATGTGATGCAGTTCATGATGAACTTATCCACAGAGCTCGATATAACCCAGACAATCGGGATAAATGAGTATTTCACATTCCTTTTCCAACTGCTTATACCATTTGGGATTGTCTTCCAATTGCCGGTTGTCTTGCTATTTTTAACACGACTCGGCATATTGAACCCCAAGACGCTTGTGAAAATACGGAAGTATGCTTATTTTGTCCTCTTCGTGATTGCGGCGTTCATTACACCACCTGACTTATTGTCACATATGTTCGTCACAGTTCCGTTGTTTGCACTCTATGAAATAAGTATCTTCATATCCCGTTTTGGGCATAGAAAATACTTGAAGGCAGAACAGCAACGGCAATTTGAAGAAGCGAAAGCTGAACAACAACGTCAGATTGATGAAGTTAATGATCAACAGCAGCTATAA
- a CDS encoding CPBP family intramembrane glutamic endopeptidase: MKNWKIYIYLLVTYILMQLSSVYVAKGLFNYFPWNEQYTIQEIKYHASSWSLFLVNVIAVILFLLIILPKKNFFQVFKGKKSSIGNSVLWGFIGFFLALGGQMLAGAIEIAIGIEPGSDNTAILSDIAKVSPIIIICIVLFAPILEEIIFRRVIFGGIYQKTNFWIATIVSALVFAAVHNEFEHLLTYMMPAFVFAYLYYRTKRILTPIIAHLLMNGFVVILNLNLDKLQQMQDMKQAIIAFLQ; this comes from the coding sequence ATGAAAAATTGGAAAATCTATATTTATCTCTTAGTTACTTACATTTTAATGCAGTTGAGCAGTGTCTATGTGGCAAAGGGCTTGTTCAATTACTTCCCTTGGAATGAGCAATACACTATTCAAGAAATTAAGTACCACGCAAGTTCTTGGTCGCTCTTCCTGGTTAACGTAATTGCGGTAATTCTTTTCTTGCTAATCATCTTGCCTAAGAAAAACTTCTTCCAAGTGTTCAAGGGTAAAAAATCTTCCATCGGCAATTCAGTCCTTTGGGGATTCATTGGCTTCTTCCTGGCCCTAGGAGGGCAGATGCTTGCCGGCGCAATCGAAATTGCAATCGGAATAGAACCGGGATCCGACAACACTGCAATCCTTTCCGATATCGCGAAAGTCTCGCCGATTATCATCATTTGCATAGTACTGTTTGCACCGATTTTGGAAGAAATCATCTTCAGAAGGGTTATCTTTGGAGGAATTTATCAAAAGACAAACTTCTGGATTGCAACCATTGTCAGCGCCCTCGTTTTTGCTGCTGTACATAACGAATTCGAACACCTTCTGACATATATGATGCCAGCTTTTGTTTTCGCCTACTTGTACTACCGGACAAAACGAATACTGACACCAATAATCGCTCATTTACTAATGAATGGATTTGTAGTTATCCTCAACCTGAATCTCGACAAGTTACAGCAAATGCAAGATATGAAACAAGCTATCATTGCCTTCCTGCAATAG
- the groES gene encoding co-chaperone GroES, with the protein MLKPLGDRIVIELIEAEEKTSSGIVIPDSAKEKPQEGKVFATGTGRVLENGQRVDLEVKEGDRILFSKYAGTEIKHENNEYLILRESDILAIIG; encoded by the coding sequence TTGTTGAAACCATTAGGTGACCGTATTGTTATCGAGCTAATCGAGGCAGAAGAAAAAACGTCAAGCGGTATTGTTATACCGGACTCTGCAAAAGAGAAACCGCAAGAAGGTAAAGTTTTTGCAACAGGTACTGGACGCGTTCTTGAAAACGGCCAACGTGTCGACTTAGAAGTTAAAGAAGGAGATCGAATCCTTTTCTCAAAATATGCAGGTACTGAAATCAAACATGAAAATAACGAATATCTGATCTTGCGTGAAAGCGATATTTTAGCGATTATCGGTTAA
- the groL gene encoding chaperonin GroEL (60 kDa chaperone family; promotes refolding of misfolded polypeptides especially under stressful conditions; forms two stacked rings of heptamers to form a barrel-shaped 14mer; ends can be capped by GroES; misfolded proteins enter the barrel where they are refolded when GroES binds), with translation MAKQIKFNEDARSAMLRGVDTLADAVKVTLGPKGRNVVLEKKFGSPLITNDGVTIAREIELEDAFENMGAKLVAEVASKTNEIAGDGTTTATVLAQAMIREGLKNVTAGANPVGIRKGIEKAVATAVEGLKEISNEIEGKEEIAQVASISSGDEEVGQLIAEAMERVGNDGVITIEESKGFTTELDVVEGMQFDRGYASAYMATDTDKMEAVLDNPYILITDKKITNIQEILPVLEQVVQQGKPLLMIAEDVEGEALATLVVNKLRGTFNAVAVKAPGFGDRRKSMLEDIATLTGGEVITEDLGLDLKSADLSQLGHAVKVVVTKDNTTIVEGSGNSDLIAARVNQIRVQLEESTSEFDKEKLQERLAKLAGGVAVIKVGAATETELKERKLRIEDALNSTRAAVEEGIVSGGGTALVNVYSKVATLLESTEGDVATGIKIVLRALEEPVRQIANNAGLEGSIVVDRLKREEVGVGFNAADGAWVNMMEAGIVDPTKVTRYALQNAASVAAMFLTTEAVVADLPSENPMGGGMPDMGGMGGMM, from the coding sequence ATGGCTAAACAAATTAAATTCAACGAAGACGCACGAAGCGCAATGCTGCGTGGGGTAGATACATTAGCGGACGCTGTAAAAGTAACGCTTGGGCCTAAAGGACGTAACGTTGTTCTTGAGAAAAAATTTGGTTCACCGCTTATTACAAATGACGGTGTAACAATCGCACGTGAAATTGAACTTGAAGATGCATTCGAAAACATGGGTGCAAAACTTGTTGCTGAAGTTGCCTCTAAAACGAATGAAATCGCTGGTGACGGTACAACAACTGCAACGGTTCTAGCACAAGCTATGATCCGTGAAGGACTGAAAAACGTTACTGCTGGTGCTAACCCTGTCGGAATCCGTAAAGGAATCGAAAAAGCGGTTGCAACTGCAGTTGAAGGTCTTAAAGAAATTTCGAATGAAATCGAAGGAAAAGAAGAAATTGCACAAGTTGCATCCATCTCTTCCGGAGACGAAGAAGTAGGACAACTCATTGCAGAAGCAATGGAGCGTGTTGGCAACGACGGCGTCATTACAATCGAAGAGTCTAAAGGATTTACAACTGAACTGGACGTTGTTGAAGGAATGCAATTCGACCGCGGCTATGCATCTGCTTACATGGCAACAGATACAGACAAAATGGAAGCAGTTTTGGACAATCCTTATATCTTGATTACAGATAAAAAGATTACGAATATCCAAGAAATCCTTCCTGTTCTTGAGCAAGTTGTTCAACAAGGTAAACCACTTCTTATGATTGCAGAAGACGTTGAAGGCGAAGCACTAGCAACACTCGTTGTGAACAAGCTGCGCGGCACATTCAATGCTGTTGCTGTTAAGGCACCAGGATTCGGCGATCGTCGTAAATCAATGCTTGAAGATATTGCGACATTGACAGGCGGAGAAGTTATTACAGAAGACCTTGGTCTTGACCTTAAATCAGCTGACCTTTCTCAACTTGGTCATGCAGTGAAAGTTGTCGTTACTAAAGACAACACAACAATCGTTGAAGGCAGCGGCAACTCGGATCTTATCGCAGCACGCGTTAACCAAATCCGTGTTCAACTTGAAGAATCGACTTCTGAATTCGATAAAGAGAAATTGCAAGAACGTCTTGCTAAACTTGCAGGCGGCGTAGCGGTTATCAAAGTTGGAGCAGCTACTGAAACTGAACTGAAAGAACGTAAACTTCGCATTGAAGACGCATTGAACTCCACGCGTGCAGCTGTTGAAGAAGGTATCGTCTCAGGTGGTGGTACTGCGCTTGTAAACGTCTACAGTAAAGTAGCGACATTACTAGAGTCTACTGAAGGCGATGTTGCAACAGGCATTAAAATCGTACTTCGTGCACTTGAAGAGCCAGTACGCCAAATCGCTAACAATGCAGGTCTTGAAGGATCTATCGTCGTTGACCGCTTGAAACGCGAAGAAGTCGGAGTCGGTTTCAACGCAGCAGATGGCGCATGGGTAAACATGATGGAAGCTGGAATCGTTGATCCGACTAAGGTTACTCGTTATGCACTCCAAAACGCAGCATCTGTTGCAGCGATGTTCTTGACTACTGAAGCTGTTGTTGCAGATCTACCATCGGAAAACCCAATGGGCGGCGGAATGCCTGACATGGGTGGTATGGGCGGCATGATGTAA
- a CDS encoding hybrid sensor histidine kinase/response regulator: MIIMIEKPRTAAKQVEALGTFDINDNLQSKEFYTDLDGEWYFFEKALLTPNEVMDQRRNGMGRVVSLPSSFETQTGEINTYGTYSTTIKIPKEYVGETLAIHIPFQYSAYTLYIDQTEVSKNGVAGQDSASHIAEMAPRTGYFIAQSDEVYLTIQVSSFDHIRGGFENSIYLGEASVVAQKFNTNMISTLFMNGCIFIIGLFMILFAWYRRQEPVFFIFGIFAMLISVRALFTVPFYYTLIFLDMSWLWGTRLEYILTEATSMFYVILLWKWHEKEFSKKIMYGLVIIHSALIVTTSFTQPIFFQALFFNVFYLAIPTFFYVIYVISKSIRNKNRNAKVNLIGMGLIFLAFFNDFAIGQNWYQGSTLMLPAVGVYVMIHVILMSKNFAESVRKTEQQNKQLLALNASNEELAIQLQKEIKQKDDFLANTSHELRNPLHGIINITQSILYNRPNYLDEKTQNDLELQLTIGHHMSRTLEDLLDITRLKEHRIQLKRERLDIQAISAGVVDMLKVLIENKDIQMEVRIQSDFPSVAADKNRLIQILFNLLHNSVKYTDEGIITIDADIHEEKAHIHITDTGVGMNEKTLRTIFEPYEQGDSSITAIGGGLGLGLSICQQLVEMHGGIIKASSILGEGSIFTFTLPLAEGSFEEQIATTITPSLDMSEFPIKETPIAMHHAMIEAFTKNTPPSYRPRVLAIDDDPVNLKVLTNILTEDQYEVEVVTSGKEALKQLEWKKWDLIISDVMMPTMSGYELTRFIREKFSISELPILLLTARSNPEDIYTGFLAGANDYVTKPVDAVELNVRVFALTNLQASINERLGMEAAWLQAQIRPHFMLNTLNAIVSLSETDTPRMARLLEKFAHYLQSSFYLKNLDKVVSLQDELDLLDSYLYIEKERFGDRLHIKWEIDEVKDVMIPPLSIQTLVENAVNHGVLKRIAGGSITIRIRKKDGYTEIAVIDDGVGMDEEKIKQIFIIQPDLKKGIGLVNTEQRLKRLYGKGLSVFSTPNDGTKITFTVPTKS, translated from the coding sequence ATGATCATAATGATAGAAAAGCCCAGGACTGCTGCGAAACAGGTCGAGGCATTAGGGACTTTTGATATAAATGACAATCTACAATCGAAAGAATTTTATACAGATTTAGATGGTGAATGGTACTTTTTTGAGAAAGCATTATTAACACCTAATGAAGTGATGGATCAGCGAAGGAATGGAATGGGAAGAGTGGTTTCACTTCCTAGCTCGTTTGAGACACAAACGGGGGAAATCAATACATACGGAACATATAGCACAACGATCAAAATTCCTAAAGAATATGTAGGGGAAACATTAGCAATTCATATTCCCTTTCAATACAGTGCCTATACACTTTATATAGATCAAACAGAAGTCTCTAAAAATGGTGTAGCGGGGCAAGATTCAGCGTCACATATTGCTGAAATGGCTCCAAGAACAGGATATTTTATTGCGCAATCGGATGAAGTGTACCTCACTATTCAAGTATCTAGCTTCGATCATATTCGAGGGGGATTTGAGAACTCCATTTATTTAGGGGAAGCGTCAGTTGTAGCTCAAAAGTTTAATACGAATATGATAAGTACCCTTTTTATGAATGGTTGTATTTTCATCATTGGTCTGTTTATGATTTTATTTGCTTGGTATCGTAGACAGGAGCCTGTGTTTTTTATATTCGGGATTTTTGCTATGCTCATATCTGTTCGTGCTTTATTTACTGTACCTTTTTACTATACGCTCATATTTTTAGATATGTCTTGGCTCTGGGGAACCAGATTAGAATATATTTTAACAGAGGCGACGTCAATGTTTTATGTCATTTTATTGTGGAAGTGGCATGAAAAGGAGTTTTCCAAGAAAATAATGTATGGGCTAGTTATTATACATTCAGCGCTTATTGTTACGACTTCATTTACACAGCCTATATTTTTTCAGGCTTTATTTTTTAATGTGTTTTATTTGGCTATTCCTACCTTTTTCTATGTAATTTATGTTATTTCCAAGAGTATTCGTAATAAGAACAGAAACGCAAAAGTAAATCTAATCGGGATGGGACTTATATTTTTGGCATTTTTTAATGATTTTGCGATAGGGCAGAATTGGTATCAAGGATCGACATTAATGTTGCCAGCGGTTGGCGTCTATGTAATGATCCATGTAATCCTGATGAGTAAAAATTTTGCTGAGTCGGTTCGGAAAACAGAGCAACAAAACAAGCAACTATTAGCTTTAAATGCATCAAATGAAGAGCTTGCCATTCAACTTCAAAAAGAGATTAAGCAAAAGGATGACTTTCTTGCAAATACATCCCATGAACTTCGGAATCCACTACATGGCATTATTAATATCACACAGTCAATTTTGTATAACAGACCTAATTATCTGGATGAAAAAACTCAAAATGACTTGGAACTTCAACTGACGATTGGGCATCATATGTCACGGACTTTGGAAGATTTACTAGACATTACCCGCTTGAAGGAACATAGGATCCAACTGAAAAGGGAGCGTCTTGACATACAAGCTATCTCTGCAGGCGTTGTTGATATGCTCAAAGTTCTAATTGAAAATAAAGATATTCAAATGGAAGTACGAATCCAAAGCGACTTTCCTAGTGTAGCAGCGGATAAAAATCGGCTGATTCAAATTTTGTTTAATCTTCTTCACAATTCGGTGAAATATACCGATGAAGGCATCATTACTATCGATGCTGACATACACGAGGAAAAAGCCCATATTCATATCACCGATACGGGTGTAGGGATGAATGAAAAAACGCTACGTACAATTTTTGAACCATATGAACAAGGTGATTCCAGTATTACAGCAATTGGGGGTGGTCTCGGTTTAGGTCTAAGTATCTGCCAACAGTTAGTGGAAATGCATGGTGGAATCATAAAAGCGAGTTCCATCTTGGGCGAAGGTTCGATATTTACATTTACTTTACCACTAGCAGAAGGCTCTTTTGAAGAGCAAATAGCCACAACAATAACCCCATCTCTGGATATGAGTGAATTTCCTATTAAAGAAACACCGATTGCTATGCATCATGCAATGATTGAAGCATTTACTAAAAATACGCCACCCTCATACAGACCGAGAGTTTTGGCTATTGACGACGATCCAGTGAATTTGAAAGTGTTGACCAACATTCTTACTGAAGACCAATATGAGGTAGAGGTTGTTACTAGTGGAAAAGAAGCATTAAAACAACTTGAATGGAAGAAGTGGGATTTAATTATTTCAGATGTTATGATGCCCACTATGTCCGGGTATGAATTAACCCGTTTCATCCGAGAAAAATTTTCAATATCTGAACTTCCTATTCTTCTTTTAACAGCGCGAAGTAACCCGGAGGATATCTATACTGGTTTTTTAGCAGGTGCAAATGATTACGTTACAAAACCAGTCGATGCAGTGGAGTTAAATGTTCGGGTATTTGCTTTAACCAATTTACAAGCATCAATTAATGAACGGTTAGGGATGGAAGCTGCATGGCTTCAAGCACAAATTCGCCCACACTTTATGTTAAATACACTGAATGCGATTGTTTCATTGAGCGAGACAGATACACCGAGAATGGCCCGTCTTCTTGAGAAGTTCGCACATTATTTACAGAGCAGTTTCTATCTGAAAAACTTAGACAAGGTTGTCTCTCTTCAAGATGAACTTGATTTACTTGACTCTTATTTATATATTGAAAAGGAGCGGTTTGGGGATCGGCTACATATAAAATGGGAAATAGACGAAGTCAAAGATGTAATGATTCCGCCTTTATCTATCCAAACTTTAGTAGAAAATGCTGTCAATCACGGAGTGTTGAAGCGAATAGCTGGAGGCTCAATAACAATACGAATCCGAAAAAAAGACGGCTATACGGAAATTGCCGTTATCGATGACGGTGTCGGAATGGACGAAGAAAAGATAAAACAAATCTTTATCATCCAACCCGATCTGAAAAAAGGCATTGGACTAGTCAATACCGAACAACGTTTGAAGCGATTGTACGGAAAAGGTCTGAGCGTTTTCAGCACCCCCAATGACGGAACAAAAATTACATTTACTGTACCAACCAAGTCATAG
- a CDS encoding stalk domain-containing protein → MSETYTEYSMFIKRGDYYLPGRIFRMVVCFAVILVIGVFSQHWKASASSSDSIIKIYIDTKEVNVKTPPQIKNGTTFVPLRAVFEALQMEVIWEPKKQLATIKNSEKTIALVVGEKKAKVNNKTITLQVAAESIDGALQVPLHFIGDATGALVYWDPYNAEVSIVTLEFMKENNVKKEELDKAVKEYLNSKAKEEADKKKEDSKPKKQNKPTAPVDLNKLNGMYYGFRADLGGYECGGLCWDIYTFMQNKKVLIGPPTNGGPETIDCKKEKCLNYSISKGELKLSNGKSIPIKKSENGFLMINGTMLDKVQPVPKGTTFNNNYTFMGYSGLIGITPAANSWTYKLTLRANGTFELSGVSIGSLMANSNPSTHTSQSSKIEKGKYKIQNNTITMTDGDGKVHKSLFFIHDSDIDDIQIGVRNYYVN, encoded by the coding sequence TTGAGTGAAACATATACTGAATATTCAATGTTTATCAAGAGAGGGGACTACTATTTGCCTGGTCGAATTTTCCGCATGGTTGTTTGTTTTGCTGTAATTTTGGTGATTGGGGTTTTTTCACAACATTGGAAAGCCTCTGCAAGCTCGTCTGATTCTATTATAAAAATCTATATTGATACAAAGGAGGTAAACGTAAAAACTCCACCTCAGATTAAGAATGGTACTACGTTCGTTCCTTTACGGGCTGTATTTGAGGCTTTACAGATGGAGGTAATTTGGGAGCCGAAGAAACAATTAGCTACTATAAAAAACAGTGAGAAGACGATTGCTTTAGTTGTTGGAGAGAAAAAAGCTAAAGTAAATAATAAAACGATTACACTTCAAGTTGCAGCGGAAAGCATTGATGGGGCCTTGCAAGTGCCACTTCATTTTATTGGTGATGCTACTGGAGCCCTTGTTTACTGGGATCCCTATAACGCCGAAGTCTCTATTGTTACATTGGAATTCATGAAAGAAAATAATGTTAAGAAAGAAGAGTTGGATAAAGCGGTAAAAGAGTATTTGAATTCTAAAGCAAAGGAAGAGGCTGATAAGAAAAAAGAGGATTCTAAGCCTAAAAAACAAAATAAACCAACGGCTCCTGTAGATCTGAATAAATTGAACGGAATGTATTATGGATTTCGGGCGGATTTAGGTGGTTATGAATGTGGGGGTTTGTGTTGGGACATCTACACCTTCATGCAAAATAAAAAGGTACTGATTGGACCGCCAACGAATGGAGGTCCGGAAACGATTGATTGCAAAAAGGAAAAATGTCTTAATTACTCGATTAGCAAGGGGGAGCTAAAGCTTAGTAACGGAAAATCCATTCCAATCAAGAAGTCGGAAAATGGTTTTCTTATGATAAACGGGACTATGTTAGATAAGGTGCAGCCAGTTCCTAAAGGGACTACTTTTAATAATAATTATACCTTTATGGGATACTCTGGTTTAATCGGGATTACTCCGGCCGCCAACTCATGGACATATAAATTAACCCTTCGAGCAAATGGAACGTTCGAGCTGTCAGGCGTGAGTATAGGTAGTTTGATGGCAAATAGTAATCCTTCGACACATACCAGCCAATCCAGCAAAATAGAAAAAGGCAAGTATAAGATTCAAAACAATACGATCACGATGACAGACGGTGATGGTAAAGTTCATAAATCTTTATTCTTTATTCATGATTCCGACATAGATGATATCCAGATTGGAGTAAGAAATTATTATGTCAATTAG